In bacterium, the DNA window CGCCGGCACCGGAGCCGTCTACAGTTGGGTCGGCAACAGCCAAGTCGGCGAAGGAAAAATGACCATTCTCGAGAGCCGGCCCAACGAGCGGATTCGGATCCAGCTCGATTTCTACAAGCCCATGGCCGGCACCAGCCTGGCCGAATTCACCTTCAAGCCCGAGGGCGAGAAGACCACGGTCAGCTGGAGCGTGAGCGGCAAGAACAACTTCATCGCCAAGGCGATGGGACTTTTCATGAACATGGACAAAATGATCGGCGATCAATTCGACAAAGGCTTGGCCGACTTGAAGTCGATCGCCGAAGGGAGAAACATATGAAATACGTCGACGGATTCGTCTTGGGCGTTCCCAAGAAAAACATCAAAGCCTATGCCCGCATGGCCAAAATCGCCGCCAAAGTGTGGAAGGACCACGGCGCCCTCGATTACAAGGAATGCGTCGGCGACGACCTCAACGTGAAGTTCGGAGTTCCCTTCCCCAAGGCTTTCAAGACCAAGCCCGGCGAAACCGTGGTCTTCGCCTACATCGTTTACAAATCCCGGGCCCATCGAGACAAGGTCAACGCCAAGGTCATGAAAGATCCCCGGCTCGCCGGTTCGATGGATCCCAACAAGATGCCCTTCGATTGCAAGCGGATGGTCTACGGCGGATTCAAGGTCTTGGTTGACGGCTAAAGCCTAGGAGGAAGCGCCGACCTCTTCGAGCCGGCGCTGCAGGTACTGCCGCTCGACTTGGTTTTCGGTCAGGCCCATGGCTTGGCGATAAGCGGCGGCGGCCTCTTCACCGCGTCCGAGCCGGCGCAGCAAATCGGCCCGCGCCGAATGGAACAGGGGATACTTGTCCAAGCGGCCCGAGGCCCCGGCTTCTTCGACCAAGGCCAAGCCTCGCTCCAGCCCCTCGCTCATCGCCACCGCGACCGCTTGGTTCAGGGCAATGATCGGCGAGGGATTGATACGGAAGAGCTGCCCGTAGAGGCCGGCGATTTGCGCCCAATCGGTTTCGGCGGGAGATTTGGCTCGGGCGTGCAAGGAAGCGATGGCGGCCTGCAATTGGTAGGGTCCGGCCCGGCGCTGGGCGAGAGCTTGGTTCAGACAGGACAGGCCCTCCTCAATCGCCTGGCGATCCCAACGCGAGCGGTCTTGCTCCTCCAAAGTCACGAGCTCGCCTCGATCATTGAGCCTTGCTTCGCGCCGCGAATCTTGGAGCAGCATCAAAGCCAGCAAACCCAGATTTTCCGGCTCCTCGGGCAGAAGCTGGCAGAGCAAGCGTCCCAGGCGGATCGACTCGGCGCAAAGATCTTTCCGGATCAAGCTGTCGCCGGCGGTGGCCGTGTAGCCCTCGTTAAAGATAAGGTAGAGGACGGTCTG includes these proteins:
- a CDS encoding DUF1428 domain-containing protein — encoded protein: MKYVDGFVLGVPKKNIKAYARMAKIAAKVWKDHGALDYKECVGDDLNVKFGVPFPKAFKTKPGETVVFAYIVYKSRAHRDKVNAKVMKDPRLAGSMDPNKMPFDCKRMVYGGFKVLVDG
- a CDS encoding SRPBCC family protein, translating into MLKKTLLGLAVILALFVIIVATRPATFQVTRSISVAAPPEAVFAQVNDLHRWAVWNPWGKLDPAMKVGYEGPAAGTGAVYSWVGNSQVGEGKMTILESRPNERIRIQLDFYKPMAGTSLAEFTFKPEGEKTTVSWSVSGKNNFIAKAMGLFMNMDKMIGDQFDKGLADLKSIAEGRNI
- a CDS encoding RNA polymerase sigma factor produces the protein MALCESCVMLTQAKETLDRVYREEYGRIIATLIRLSGSFDLAEESLQEAFVSAADAWGREGVPRNPGAWLTRVGHRKLIDAVRRQKTRSDKQGELKYEAESSQNDEESPWEENLDYPDDRLRLIFTCCHPSLSNDAQVALTLRTLGGLSTAEIARAFLVPEITLAQRLVRAKNKIRVANIAYQVPPLEILPERLAAVQTVLYLIFNEGYTATAGDSLIRKDLCAESIRLGRLLCQLLPEEPENLGLLALMLLQDSRREARLNDRGELVTLEEQDRSRWDRQAIEEGLSCLNQALAQRRAGPYQLQAAIASLHARAKSPAETDWAQIAGLYGQLFRINPSPIIALNQAVAVAMSEGLERGLALVEEAGASGRLDKYPLFHSARADLLRRLGRGEEAAAAYRQAMGLTENQVERQYLQRRLEEVGASS